The proteins below are encoded in one region of Bifidobacterium catenulatum DSM 16992 = JCM 1194 = LMG 11043:
- a CDS encoding biotin transporter BioY, translated as MLTLKTTLKTATSGTLGSVLKPTLFAVLMWAASAAGAVPIPGTPVPITLQTFVVMLAALMLPWKQAGAAMLMYLAAGAVGLPVFAGGASTMALVGPSAGFLIGFLPAAVVTSLLKGEARTDSLKHGALTAARYLFACVAGCIVLDYLLGFIVQSAITGVALPIVAVASMGFIAGDAVKAVVASAVVAGLAKLK; from the coding sequence ATGCTGACGCTCAAAACCACACTGAAAACCGCTACCAGCGGCACTCTCGGCTCCGTACTCAAGCCCACGCTGTTCGCCGTACTCATGTGGGCAGCTTCCGCGGCCGGCGCCGTGCCGATTCCAGGCACGCCCGTGCCGATCACCTTGCAGACGTTTGTGGTGATGCTGGCCGCGCTGATGCTGCCGTGGAAGCAGGCCGGCGCCGCAATGCTCATGTATCTGGCGGCAGGCGCGGTCGGTCTGCCGGTGTTCGCAGGCGGCGCTTCCACCATGGCATTGGTCGGCCCGAGCGCCGGCTTCCTGATCGGCTTCCTGCCGGCAGCCGTCGTCACCTCGCTGCTCAAGGGCGAAGCCCGCACCGATTCGCTGAAGCACGGTGCGCTGACCGCCGCACGTTATCTGTTCGCCTGCGTCGCCGGCTGCATTGTGCTTGACTATCTGCTTGGCTTCATCGTGCAGTCCGCCATTACCGGCGTTGCGCTGCCGATCGTCGCGGTGGCTTCCATGGGATTCATTGCCGGCGACGCGGTCAAGGCCGTTGTCGCTTCCGCTGTGGTCGCAGGTCTTGCCAAGCTGAAGTGA
- a CDS encoding biotin--[acetyl-CoA-carboxylase] ligase: MMAILDSAMIMPRTCVAADQVLLLDTVGSTNTYAANLVREGVLFGANGADGVNSADGVNAGKSAWSGHEIVVIAANEQTAGRGRLDHTWTSVPGESFIVSLVVSVPVSIMRDLSVSGWLQMIAGYEMREAIVGAVRDCGGDFDGKIGTIALKWPNDIFVEGRKLGGILAEMVPITGCGDRVAIVIGVGLNLAVAQERLPIDMATSLQLIAHDLPDAAVMRDAIAARWVQGLRSRLADFEEDPHREAVRAREVMIPICWTLGKSCEAHFVDGTILRGKANALNDDASLTIEDQEGVLHRVSTADVGVLGK, encoded by the coding sequence ATGATGGCGATTTTGGATTCGGCAATGATTATGCCGCGTACTTGTGTTGCGGCGGATCAGGTGCTGCTGCTCGACACCGTGGGATCCACGAATACGTATGCCGCGAATTTGGTGCGCGAGGGAGTGCTGTTCGGTGCGAATGGTGCGGATGGCGTGAACAGCGCGGATGGCGTGAATGCAGGGAAGTCTGCGTGGAGCGGGCATGAAATCGTGGTCATTGCGGCGAATGAGCAGACAGCAGGCCGCGGGCGTCTCGACCATACGTGGACGAGCGTTCCGGGGGAGTCGTTCATCGTGTCGCTGGTGGTAAGCGTGCCCGTTTCGATTATGCGCGATTTATCCGTCAGCGGTTGGCTGCAAATGATCGCCGGTTACGAGATGCGTGAGGCGATTGTTGGCGCGGTACGCGATTGCGGCGGCGATTTTGACGGGAAGATTGGAACCATTGCGCTGAAATGGCCGAACGATATTTTCGTGGAGGGACGGAAACTCGGCGGCATTCTCGCCGAAATGGTGCCGATTACGGGTTGTGGGGATCGCGTCGCCATTGTGATCGGCGTCGGTTTGAATCTTGCCGTCGCGCAGGAACGATTGCCGATAGACATGGCCACGTCATTGCAGTTGATTGCGCATGATCTGCCGGATGCTGCCGTTATGCGCGATGCAATCGCCGCACGTTGGGTGCAAGGATTGCGCTCGCGGTTGGCTGATTTCGAGGAAGATCCCCATCGTGAGGCCGTGCGTGCCAGAGAGGTCATGATTCCGATCTGTTGGACGCTTGGCAAATCTTGCGAAGCGCATTTCGTGGATGGAACCATCCTGCGGGGCAAGGCTAACGCTTTAAACGACGACGCCTCCCTGACTATTGAGGATCAGGAAGGCGTGTTGCATCGGGTGAGCACGGCCGATGTGGGCGTGCTCGGCAAGTGA
- a CDS encoding ATP-binding protein — MPKNVNKLLVANRGEIALRVVRTAREMGIPTVAVYAEQDRHAQYVQMADDAYLLSGDTYKDTYLNEDLLIDILQRSGADAVHPGYGFLSEVASFAQKVIDAGAAWVGPNPEALVDLGDKITARRVATFAKVPPVPGISQSISDMRLLLDFAHTHGYPLMLKRTDGGGGRGITLVHNDDELRGFYMNHDALQGGDLNEYFVERFIDKGRHVETQCGRDSHGNFTVYSTRDCSVQRRNQKLVEEAPAPFLPSDVTDQLETYSRRLFEAVDYEGLGTCEFMVTEQGKVYFLEVNPRLQVEHTVSEEVCGLDLVREQLTIANGEELTVNHPLRGHSFELRLTCEDPAKNLAPSSGTLTSLRWPSGPGIRVDSGVVEGDTISPKFDSMMGKLVVTASDRAAAVARVRRALSELKVEGVPTPASLFEQIFNDDEFTAEHGAAYDVSTKWLERKYLNKEAVSSQGGQPASVSGTTGSLDVDKKESSETFVIEVNNRRVSLTVPNDIVANLTGGAKARDAKRAIQPLRGQGLHHAQKKQQSNDGQSGVIASPMQAVVTRINVAEGQQVAKGDLLVVLESMKMENYVYAPVKGAVTKIFVGPAAGVEAGETLMTIDVTGASGNGKQADGTAVGDTTEGGK; from the coding sequence ATGCCTAAAAATGTCAACAAACTTCTGGTGGCGAATCGCGGCGAAATCGCTCTTCGCGTAGTGCGCACCGCGCGTGAGATGGGGATTCCCACGGTTGCGGTGTATGCGGAACAGGATCGTCATGCGCAATATGTGCAGATGGCTGACGACGCATATCTGCTTTCCGGAGATACATACAAAGACACATATCTCAACGAGGATCTGCTGATCGACATTCTGCAGCGCAGCGGTGCCGACGCAGTGCATCCGGGCTATGGATTCCTTTCCGAAGTCGCTTCATTCGCACAGAAAGTGATCGACGCGGGCGCGGCCTGGGTTGGTCCCAATCCGGAAGCCCTCGTGGATTTAGGGGATAAGATCACCGCACGTCGTGTGGCGACGTTTGCGAAAGTTCCGCCGGTTCCCGGTATTTCCCAGTCGATTTCCGACATGCGATTGCTGCTTGATTTCGCACACACGCACGGTTATCCGCTGATGCTCAAGCGTACCGATGGCGGCGGCGGCCGCGGCATCACGCTGGTGCATAATGATGATGAGCTGCGCGGCTTCTACATGAATCATGACGCGCTGCAGGGCGGCGATCTGAACGAATATTTCGTTGAACGATTCATCGACAAAGGGCGTCACGTCGAAACGCAGTGCGGCCGCGATTCGCACGGTAACTTCACCGTGTATTCCACGCGCGACTGCTCCGTGCAGCGCCGCAATCAGAAGCTTGTTGAAGAGGCTCCCGCACCGTTCCTTCCCTCTGATGTGACCGACCAGCTGGAAACCTACTCCCGCCGACTGTTCGAAGCGGTCGATTACGAAGGCCTTGGCACCTGCGAATTCATGGTGACCGAGCAAGGCAAAGTGTACTTCCTGGAAGTCAATCCGCGCCTGCAGGTGGAGCATACCGTCAGCGAGGAGGTTTGCGGACTCGACCTGGTGCGCGAGCAGCTGACCATCGCCAACGGTGAGGAATTGACCGTGAACCATCCGCTTCGTGGGCACAGTTTCGAACTGCGTCTGACCTGCGAGGATCCGGCAAAGAACCTTGCGCCAAGCTCCGGCACGCTGACTTCGCTGCGTTGGCCGTCCGGACCGGGTATCCGCGTGGATTCCGGCGTCGTCGAAGGCGACACCATCTCGCCGAAATTCGATTCGATGATGGGCAAACTCGTGGTCACCGCATCCGACCGCGCCGCGGCCGTGGCACGTGTGCGCCGAGCATTGAGCGAACTGAAAGTGGAAGGCGTGCCAACTCCGGCAAGCCTGTTCGAACAGATCTTCAATGACGACGAATTCACCGCCGAACACGGTGCCGCATACGATGTCAGCACCAAATGGCTGGAACGCAAGTATCTCAACAAAGAAGCCGTATCGTCCCAAGGAGGGCAGCCGGCATCCGTGTCTGGCACGACGGGCTCTCTTGACGTCGACAAGAAGGAATCCAGCGAAACCTTCGTCATCGAAGTCAACAATCGCAGAGTGTCGTTGACCGTGCCGAACGACATCGTCGCCAACCTGACGGGCGGTGCCAAAGCACGTGACGCGAAACGCGCCATCCAGCCTCTGCGCGGGCAGGGACTGCATCATGCGCAGAAAAAACAGCAAAGCAACGACGGCCAATCCGGCGTGATCGCAAGTCCGATGCAGGCCGTCGTGACACGCATTAACGTGGCCGAAGGCCAGCAGGTGGCCAAGGGCGACCTGCTCGTCGTACTCGAATCCATGAAGATGGAAAACTATGTGTATGCGCCGGTCAAGGGCGCCGTCACCAAGATTTTCGTGGGGCCCGCGGCGGGCGTGGAAGCCGGCGAAACATTGATGACCATCGATGTGACCGGAGCGAGCGGTAACGGAAAGCAAGCTGACGGAACCGCTGTTGGCGACACTACGGAAGGGGGTAAGTGA